In the Streptobacillus moniliformis DSM 12112 genome, one interval contains:
- a CDS encoding ATP-binding cassette domain-containing protein produces MKDTLLKIENLSISFEQYGRGLKKFTTTPIENLNIEVKKGEILAIVGASGSGKSLLAHTVMDILPPNAIVNGKILYKDEILSKEKIKKYRGEKITFIPQSVNYLDPSMKVKDQIKIGLKNMKKEEKAKLQKEIFDKFELKENEIELYPYQLSGGMLRKVLFATSIKMNTELIIADEPTPGIHQSVLDKVLKQLRSFADSGISVILITHDIISAVKIADRITVFKDGRTIETVPSKFFSGEGENLKEEYSKKLWNALPQNKFLEVR; encoded by the coding sequence ATGAAAGATACATTGTTAAAGATAGAAAATTTATCTATTTCTTTTGAACAATATGGTAGGGGCTTAAAAAAATTTACTACTACACCTATTGAAAATTTAAATATTGAAGTTAAAAAAGGTGAAATATTAGCTATTGTAGGTGCAAGTGGTTCAGGTAAAAGCTTATTAGCTCATACTGTTATGGATATATTACCTCCTAATGCTATTGTAAATGGAAAAATTTTATACAAAGATGAAATTTTAAGTAAAGAAAAGATAAAAAAATATAGGGGTGAAAAGATTACTTTTATTCCACAATCAGTAAATTATTTAGATCCATCAATGAAAGTTAAAGATCAAATAAAAATTGGACTGAAAAATATGAAAAAAGAAGAAAAAGCAAAATTACAAAAAGAAATATTTGATAAATTTGAATTAAAGGAAAATGAGATAGAACTTTATCCGTATCAACTATCTGGAGGAATGTTAAGAAAGGTATTATTTGCAACAAGTATTAAGATGAATACAGAACTTATTATTGCAGATGAACCAACTCCTGGTATTCATCAAAGTGTATTAGATAAAGTTTTAAAACAATTAAGAAGTTTTGCAGATTCTGGAATTAGTGTAATACTTATCACACATGATATAATATCTGCTGTAAAAATAGCTGATAGGATTACTGTTTTTAAAGATGGAAGAACAATAGAAACAGTTCCAAGTAAATTTTTTAGTGGTGAGGGAGAAAATTTAAAAGAAGAATACTCAAAAAAACTTTGGAATGCTCTACCACAAAATAAATTTTTGGAGGTTAGATAA
- a CDS encoding ABC transporter ATP-binding protein: protein MSLKVKNLGFYYEKDEWIFKDLNFELAQGEILGIFGYSGCGKSSLAKVLADFQNPICGEVIIDDKVHQKNSFREVQLIYQHPEKIMNPLWKMKDILKESYKPDKELLELFGIKKEWLDRYPIELSGGELQRFSIVRAFNKKVKYLIADEMTTMLDGVTQEFIWKNFLKIVKERNIGLIIISHEKDIINKICDKCLYMDTKKIVNIKK, encoded by the coding sequence ATGTCATTGAAGGTTAAAAATTTAGGTTTTTATTATGAAAAAGATGAATGGATATTTAAAGATTTAAATTTTGAGCTTGCTCAAGGTGAAATTCTTGGAATTTTTGGTTATAGTGGTTGTGGTAAATCAAGTTTAGCAAAGGTATTAGCTGATTTTCAAAATCCCATATGTGGTGAAGTCATTATAGATGATAAAGTTCATCAAAAAAATTCTTTTAGAGAAGTTCAATTAATTTATCAACATCCTGAAAAAATAATGAATCCATTATGGAAAATGAAGGATATACTTAAAGAAAGTTATAAACCAGATAAAGAATTATTAGAACTTTTTGGAATTAAAAAGGAATGGTTAGATAGATATCCTATAGAATTATCTGGTGGAGAATTGCAAAGATTTTCTATTGTTAGAGCTTTTAATAAAAAAGTAAAATATTTGATAGCAGATGAAATGACAACTATGCTAGATGGTGTTACACAAGAATTTATATGGAAAAATTTTCTTAAAATTGTAAAAGAAAGAAACATAGGTCTTATTATAATAAGCCATGAAAAAGATATAATAAATAAAATATGTGATAAGTGTCTATATATGGATACTAAAAAAATAGTAAATATTAAAAAATAA
- the nusB gene encoding transcription antitermination factor NusB translates to MTQREVRNEIFKILFEHEVVNSDIIARKDEVLETLKISNSKREFLENYLNNFMLNESEIIEKIKEKIKGWTFSRLATPEKVILKMAFFEILFEKVGHEIVINEAVELSKVYGDEKTKTFINGILADLIKDIDK, encoded by the coding sequence ATGACCCAAAGGGAAGTAAGAAATGAGATTTTTAAAATATTATTTGAACATGAAGTAGTTAATTCTGATATTATTGCAAGAAAAGATGAAGTACTTGAAACTTTAAAAATTAGCAATTCTAAAAGAGAATTTTTAGAAAATTATTTAAATAATTTTATGCTAAATGAAAGTGAAATAATAGAAAAAATAAAAGAAAAAATAAAAGGATGGACTTTTTCAAGATTAGCTACACCAGAAAAAGTAATACTTAAAATGGCATTTTTTGAGATATTATTTGAAAAGGTAGGACATGAGATAGTTATAAATGAAGCTGTAGAATTATCTAAGGTATATGGAGATGAAAAAACTAAAACTTTCATAAATGGTATTTTAGCAGATTTAATTAAAGATATAGATAAGTAG
- a CDS encoding Asp23/Gls24 family envelope stress response protein, whose protein sequence is MFRFLSSLIKVIVFLSLPVLGFMTISDTFFYTTYFDEVIPYVIYLRFVGFLAIGYLIIFLLSLLEKLFKKTKVVKSQGKDGKIEVDLNTINDISKIFLEQKSLIKTARVVSHSYFSKILISANVETYNIENLNDRLSVVQNELKEYINLMTGVVVKDVSLKIVKINQEKIFDTVTVEDVNLNDMTDEEIVETTPEF, encoded by the coding sequence ATGTTTAGATTTTTATCAAGCTTAATTAAAGTAATAGTCTTCTTAAGTTTACCTGTTTTAGGATTTATGACAATTTCAGATACATTTTTTTATACAACATATTTTGATGAAGTAATACCATATGTAATATATTTAAGATTTGTTGGATTTTTAGCAATAGGATATTTAATAATTTTTCTATTATCTTTATTAGAAAAGTTATTTAAAAAAACAAAGGTAGTAAAATCACAAGGTAAAGATGGAAAAATAGAAGTAGATTTAAATACAATTAATGATATTTCTAAAATATTTTTAGAACAAAAATCATTAATTAAAACAGCTAGAGTTGTTTCTCATTCATATTTTTCAAAAATACTAATTAGTGCAAATGTTGAAACATATAATATAGAGAATTTAAATGATAGATTATCTGTTGTGCAAAATGAATTAAAAGAATATATAAATCTTATGACAGGGGTAGTAGTCAAAGATGTAAGTCTTAAAATAGTTAAAATAAATCAAGAAAAAATATTTGATACAGTTACTGTAGAAGATGTTAATTTAAATGATATGACAGATGAAGAAATAGTTGAAACAACACCAGAATTTTAG
- a CDS encoding Asp23/Gls24 family envelope stress response protein has product MNSFGRIEISPSVISDIVLESVSEVEGVVEISDKVSKTQGINMLKNLTKLGNVKFIDVELGETECVIDLGIVVEFGKNIVEVVKLFQSTVKLNVEKLTDIKVNEVNVNVTNIVKINKEGENV; this is encoded by the coding sequence ATGAATAGTTTTGGTAGAATTGAAATATCTCCAAGTGTAATAAGCGATATAGTTTTAGAAAGTGTTTCAGAAGTAGAAGGAGTTGTAGAAATTTCTGATAAAGTAAGTAAGACTCAAGGTATAAATATGTTAAAAAACTTAACTAAGTTAGGTAATGTTAAATTTATAGATGTAGAATTGGGTGAAACAGAATGCGTAATAGATTTAGGAATAGTTGTAGAATTTGGTAAAAATATAGTTGAAGTTGTTAAATTATTCCAATCAACAGTTAAATTAAATGTTGAAAAATTAACAGATATAAAAGTAAATGAAGTGAATGTTAATGTAACTAACATAGTGAAAATAAATAAGGAGGGAGAAAATGTTTAG
- a CDS encoding DNA polymerase III subunit alpha, which produces MLRRIHTEYSLLEGVGSVEEYVQKARENNIKELAITDFGMFAAIKFYNSCKSNNIVPIIGIEIHLKGFLDQENIYTLTLLAKNEKGVKNIYKLSTISHERNFILLDDLLEHGKDIYILSGGVNSELVSYVLKNDYKKVKKLMEIMLEKLDIILEIPMFEMLEYQRLMFDKLVDELNVKSIEVNEIYYLEKEDKILQKIFAAIKENRTLKTVQNEKKQDGLHFIINNQDKREDILNDIDIVLDNKNVEFPLVKLPDGLSEKEYIINILEKNIGKKYPNITKEIQDRINYELNVIDKMGYIKYFLIVHDFIKYAKENDIFIGPGRGSAAGSIISYLLGITELDPIKYGLIFERFLNPERISMPDIDVDIEQEKRIDLIEYIKRTYGSRNVSQIITFSTFKPTLALKDLARVFEIPEKSIRKLLDESKEKSLDELSDSKEMVKSLIDYAKRIEGKIKNSSTHAAGVIITKEDMRENLPLIYDSYTKDYQIQFEANVLESLGYLKMDLLGLKNLNVVKNVIKKVNEDIDIYNLPEYEEAFNLLNTGNTIGIFQCESRGITQLAMNLKIHSLEDIALLLALYRPGPLESGLIPSLIVMKNNKNIKIKTVDPMIEDILLPTYGVLVYQEQVMEIAQKISGYSLAKADELRKAIGKKNVELLKQNRKDFIENAIIPKQRAEKIYDLIDNFGNYGFNKAHAISYANITYQTAYLKAKYPREFFASLLTTELKVEKKLVNSYAEMLKRNIEMYPPSINRSTAEFEIEENGIRIPLSALKEMSEKTAREVVEEREKNGNFKDIFDFITRCRFLNKSNLEGLIYSGCFDEFNIGRKKLIVNLQDIIKWIDKRNKSQTDIYSSLFLNMNMEIEEYKWMETDEMSDDEIIKLEKEYVKLSMRNTQILKSELVYNIFKSNEYVIGYIESEKSKVTKKNELMNIVNILSIEGSKEYLIFPKEYMRFSKVIQKGNIICFKSNRVENNKYNIVNAFKINDFSKYNISVKINEDFEYKEEFKKYILEHRGNDILNIYFGEKNKKNIKQINLNKEFIKKMIAFLGKENVRLQIKT; this is translated from the coding sequence ATGCTAAGAAGAATACACACAGAATATTCATTGCTTGAAGGTGTAGGTAGTGTTGAAGAATATGTACAAAAAGCTAGAGAAAACAATATAAAAGAACTAGCTATTACAGATTTTGGCATGTTTGCAGCTATTAAATTCTACAATTCTTGTAAAAGTAATAATATAGTTCCAATAATAGGAATAGAAATACATTTAAAAGGATTTTTAGATCAAGAAAATATATACACACTTACCTTACTTGCAAAAAATGAAAAAGGTGTAAAAAATATATATAAATTATCAACAATAAGTCATGAAAGAAATTTCATATTACTAGATGACCTATTAGAACATGGTAAAGATATATACATATTAAGTGGTGGAGTTAATTCAGAATTAGTAAGTTATGTTTTAAAAAATGACTATAAAAAAGTGAAAAAACTTATGGAAATTATGTTGGAAAAACTAGACATAATATTAGAAATTCCGATGTTTGAAATGCTTGAGTATCAAAGATTAATGTTTGATAAATTGGTAGATGAATTAAATGTTAAAAGTATAGAAGTAAATGAAATATATTATTTAGAAAAAGAAGATAAAATATTACAAAAAATATTTGCAGCTATTAAAGAAAACAGAACTTTAAAAACAGTTCAAAATGAAAAAAAACAGGATGGACTACACTTTATTATAAATAATCAAGATAAAAGAGAAGATATATTAAATGATATAGATATAGTATTAGATAATAAAAATGTTGAATTTCCTTTAGTTAAATTACCAGATGGTTTAAGTGAGAAAGAATATATAATTAACATATTAGAAAAAAATATAGGGAAAAAATATCCAAATATTACAAAGGAAATACAAGATAGAATAAATTATGAATTAAATGTAATAGATAAAATGGGATATATTAAATATTTCCTTATAGTTCATGATTTTATTAAATATGCCAAAGAAAATGACATATTCATAGGTCCAGGTAGAGGATCAGCTGCTGGTTCAATTATATCATATTTATTAGGAATAACAGAACTTGATCCTATAAAATATGGACTAATTTTTGAAAGATTTTTAAATCCTGAAAGAATATCTATGCCTGATATAGATGTGGATATAGAACAAGAAAAAAGAATAGATCTAATAGAATATATTAAAAGAACTTATGGTAGTAGAAATGTAAGTCAAATTATTACTTTCTCTACTTTTAAGCCAACACTTGCATTAAAAGATTTAGCTAGAGTTTTTGAAATACCTGAAAAAAGTATTAGGAAATTACTTGATGAGTCTAAAGAAAAATCTTTAGATGAGCTTAGTGATAGTAAAGAGATGGTTAAATCCTTAATAGATTATGCAAAAAGAATAGAGGGAAAGATAAAAAATAGTTCTACTCATGCTGCTGGAGTAATAATTACTAAGGAAGATATGAGGGAGAATTTACCATTAATCTATGATAGTTACACTAAAGATTATCAAATACAATTTGAGGCTAATGTATTAGAGTCTTTAGGATATCTTAAGATGGATTTATTAGGTTTAAAAAATTTAAATGTAGTAAAAAATGTAATTAAAAAAGTTAATGAAGATATAGATATATATAATTTACCTGAATATGAAGAAGCATTTAATTTATTAAATACAGGAAATACTATAGGAATATTTCAATGTGAATCAAGAGGAATTACTCAGCTTGCAATGAATTTAAAGATACATTCTTTAGAAGATATTGCCCTGTTATTAGCTTTATATAGACCAGGTCCACTAGAAAGTGGATTAATACCTAGTTTAATTGTAATGAAGAATAACAAGAATATTAAGATTAAAACAGTAGATCCTATGATAGAAGATATATTATTACCTACATATGGAGTTTTGGTTTATCAAGAGCAGGTAATGGAAATAGCTCAAAAAATATCTGGATATAGTTTAGCTAAAGCCGATGAGTTGAGAAAGGCTATAGGTAAGAAAAATGTAGAATTATTAAAACAGAATAGAAAAGATTTTATAGAAAATGCTATTATACCTAAACAGAGAGCAGAGAAAATATATGATTTAATAGATAATTTTGGAAATTACGGATTTAATAAGGCTCACGCTATAAGTTACGCAAATATTACCTATCAAACAGCATATTTAAAAGCAAAATATCCAAGAGAATTTTTTGCAAGTCTTTTAACTACAGAACTTAAAGTAGAAAAAAAATTAGTAAATAGTTATGCTGAAATGCTTAAAAGAAATATAGAGATGTATCCACCTAGCATAAATAGGTCAACAGCAGAATTTGAAATAGAAGAAAATGGAATAAGAATACCTTTAAGTGCTCTTAAAGAAATGTCAGAAAAAACTGCAAGGGAAGTAGTTGAAGAAAGAGAAAAAAATGGTAACTTTAAAGATATTTTTGATTTCATAACAAGATGTAGATTTTTAAATAAGAGTAATCTTGAGGGCTTAATTTATTCTGGTTGTTTTGATGAATTTAATATAGGTAGAAAAAAACTAATAGTTAATTTACAAGATATTATTAAATGGATTGATAAGAGAAATAAATCTCAAACAGATATATATTCTTCACTTTTCTTGAATATGAATATGGAAATAGAAGAATATAAGTGGATGGAAACTGATGAGATGAGCGATGATGAAATAATAAAACTTGAAAAAGAATATGTTAAATTAAGTATGAGAAATACACAAATATTAAAAAGTGAGTTAGTATACAACATATTTAAGAGTAATGAATATGTTATAGGATATATAGAATCTGAAAAAAGTAAGGTTACCAAGAAAAATGAACTTATGAATATAGTTAATATATTAAGTATTGAAGGAAGTAAGGAATATCTAATATTTCCTAAAGAATATATGAGATTTTCTAAGGTAATACAAAAAGGTAATATAATATGTTTTAAGTCAAACAGAGTGGAAAATAATAAATACAATATAGTTAATGCATTTAAAATAAATGATTTTTCAAAATACAATATTAGTGTAAAAATAAATGAAGATTTTGAATATAAGGAAGAATTTAAAAAATATATATTAGAACATAGAGGAAATGATATATTAAATATATATTTTGGAGAGAAAAATAAGAAAAACATAAAACAAATTAATCTAAATAAAGAGTTTATAAAAAAAATGATAGCCTTTTTAGGAAAAGAAAATGTTAGACTACAAATAAAAACTTGA
- a CDS encoding cysteine desulfurase family protein, whose protein sequence is MKVYLDNAATTKILDEFKEELLNIYTTYFANASSLHSPGKKTRYMLEKSREVIAKDLNVLTNDIFFTSGATESNNMILKGVALSKGKGHIITSSIEHLSILNVCKYLEEKGFTLSYIKPNNKGIIEAKEIEKNLREDTILVTVMAVNNETGVRMPIEEIGNMLKEKNIFFHSDMTQLILREKLDLALFNVDAISASFHKFHGAKGSGFAYISSKHSIEKYIHGGHQEKNRRAGTENVHSIIFSAKVYEYLSNNIENNIKYIKNLRDYLIQNLEKFGDKIILNNSENTIPHIINIQIKDEDIEYLLPLFDMRGIFLSGGSACQSGAMKASNVLMEQGLSEKEAKSSIRISLSIQNKKEEIDYFIKVLDDIIK, encoded by the coding sequence ATGAAAGTATATTTAGATAATGCTGCAACTACAAAAATTTTAGATGAATTTAAAGAAGAATTATTAAATATATATACAACATATTTTGCAAATGCTTCATCATTGCATAGTCCTGGTAAGAAAACAAGATATATGTTAGAAAAATCAAGAGAAGTAATAGCAAAAGATCTCAATGTATTAACTAATGACATTTTCTTTACTTCAGGAGCTACAGAATCTAATAATATGATACTTAAAGGTGTAGCATTAAGTAAAGGAAAAGGACATATAATTACTTCATCTATAGAACATCTCAGTATATTAAATGTTTGTAAATATCTTGAAGAAAAAGGTTTTACTCTAAGCTATATTAAACCCAATAATAAAGGGATTATTGAAGCTAAAGAAATAGAAAAAAATTTAAGAGAAGATACTATACTTGTAACTGTTATGGCAGTTAATAATGAAACTGGTGTTAGGATGCCTATAGAAGAAATAGGGAATATGCTTAAAGAAAAAAATATTTTTTTTCATAGTGATATGACACAGTTAATATTAAGGGAAAAATTAGACTTAGCACTATTTAATGTAGATGCTATTTCAGCCTCTTTTCATAAATTTCATGGTGCAAAAGGTAGTGGATTTGCATATATTTCATCTAAACATTCAATAGAAAAATATATACATGGTGGACATCAAGAAAAAAATAGAAGAGCAGGAACAGAAAATGTCCATTCTATAATATTTTCTGCTAAGGTATATGAATATTTATCAAATAATATAGAAAATAATATTAAATACATTAAAAATTTAAGAGATTATCTAATACAAAATTTAGAAAAATTTGGAGATAAGATCATATTAAATAATTCAGAAAATACTATACCACATATTATTAATATACAAATAAAAGATGAAGATATAGAATATCTTTTACCTTTATTTGATATGAGAGGTATTTTTTTATCAGGAGGTTCAGCATGTCAAAGTGGTGCAATGAAAGCATCTAATGTTTTAATGGAACAAGGACTTAGTGAAAAAGAAGCTAAATCATCTATAAGAATAAGTTTATCTATACAAAATAAAAAGGAAGAAATAGATTATTTCATAAAAGTGCTAGATGATATAATAAAGTAA
- a CDS encoding DUF1294 domain-containing protein: MFLLLTINLFAFIFFGIDKFFAINNISRISEKTLLSLSFLGPFGAIIGMNLFRHKTKKLKFKSVYLFLLLHLLIIYYLKY; this comes from the coding sequence ATGTTTTTATTATTAACGATTAATTTATTTGCATTTATATTTTTTGGAATAGACAAATTTTTTGCAATAAATAATATTTCTCGAATTTCAGAAAAAACATTACTTTCATTATCTTTTTTAGGACCATTTGGAGCTATTATTGGAATGAATTTATTTAGACATAAAACTAAAAAACTTAAATTTAAATCTGTTTATCTATTTCTGTTATTACACTTATTAATTATCTATTATTTAAAATATTAA